A stretch of the Thermus thermophilus genome encodes the following:
- a CDS encoding glucokinase: MKVVGLDLGGTKIAAGVFDGKRLLSKVVLPTPKEGGERVAEALAEAAERAEKEAGVRGEAIGLGTPGPLDFRRGVIRFAPNIPGVQDFPIRRILEEATGRPVFLENDANAAALAEHHLGAAQGEESSLYLTVSTGIGGGVVLGGRVLRGERGQGGELGHLTLLPGGPACGCGLEGCLEALAAGRALEREATYAFQRPVDTRELFRLFRDKDPKAERLVLQAARYVGIGLASLVKAFDPGVVVVGGGLALNAPEGYWEALEGAYRRYLQGWETPPLRKARLGAEAGLLGAALTAYLEVKDGSG, translated from the coding sequence GTGAAGGTGGTGGGCCTGGACCTGGGCGGCACCAAGATCGCCGCCGGCGTCTTTGACGGAAAGAGGCTCCTCTCCAAGGTGGTCCTCCCCACGCCCAAGGAGGGCGGGGAGCGGGTGGCCGAGGCCCTGGCCGAGGCCGCGGAGCGGGCGGAGAAAGAGGCAGGGGTCCGGGGGGAGGCCATCGGCCTGGGGACGCCCGGCCCCCTGGACTTCCGCCGCGGGGTGATCCGCTTCGCCCCCAACATCCCGGGGGTCCAGGACTTCCCCATCCGCCGGATCCTGGAGGAGGCCACGGGAAGGCCCGTCTTCCTGGAAAACGACGCCAACGCCGCCGCTTTGGCCGAGCACCACCTGGGGGCGGCCCAAGGGGAGGAAAGCTCCCTCTACCTCACCGTCTCCACGGGGATCGGGGGCGGGGTGGTCCTTGGGGGAAGGGTGCTCCGGGGGGAGCGAGGACAGGGCGGGGAGCTCGGCCACCTGACCCTCCTCCCCGGGGGGCCCGCCTGCGGCTGCGGACTGGAGGGCTGCCTCGAGGCCCTGGCCGCGGGCCGCGCCCTGGAGCGGGAGGCCACCTACGCCTTCCAGCGCCCCGTGGACACGCGGGAGCTCTTCCGCCTCTTCCGCGACAAGGACCCCAAAGCGGAGCGCCTCGTCCTCCAGGCCGCCCGGTACGTGGGCATCGGCCTCGCCAGCCTGGTGAAGGCCTTTGACCCCGGGGTGGTGGTGGTGGGCGGGGGGCTCGCCCTGAACGCCCCCGAAGGCTACTGGGAGGCCCTGGAGGGGGCCTACCGCCGCTACCTCCAGGGCTGGGAGACCCCCCCCTTGCGGAAGGCCCGCCTGGGAGCCGAGGCCGGGCTTCTGGGCGCAGCCCTCACCGCCTACCTGGAGGTGAAGGATGGAAGCGGGTAA
- a CDS encoding DUF2905 domain-containing protein, with protein MEAGKVLVYAGAFLLLLGLLLLYFPKLFAWFGHLPGDIRIEREGLRVYIPITSALLLSLLLSLLLNLFRR; from the coding sequence ATGGAAGCGGGTAAGGTCCTGGTCTACGCCGGAGCCTTCCTTCTTCTCCTCGGACTCCTCCTCCTCTACTTCCCCAAGCTCTTCGCCTGGTTCGGCCACCTGCCCGGGGACATCCGCATTGAGCGGGAGGGCCTAAGGGTGTACATCCCCATCACCTCCGCCCTCCTCCTCTCCCTCCTCCTCTCCCTCCTCCTCAACCTTTTCCGCCGCTAG
- a CDS encoding glutaredoxin family protein yields MVRLYGIPGCGPCEIVKMFLAQKGIPFQFVNARQDPEAARKIAELVGSPTAGVVLEWNGKVEAIRGVSPARLNAWLARYLEDQAS; encoded by the coding sequence ATGGTGCGGCTCTACGGCATCCCCGGCTGCGGTCCCTGCGAGATCGTGAAGATGTTCCTGGCCCAGAAGGGCATCCCCTTCCAGTTCGTGAACGCCCGGCAGGACCCGGAAGCCGCCCGAAAGATCGCCGAGCTCGTGGGAAGCCCCACCGCCGGGGTGGTCCTGGAGTGGAACGGAAAGGTGGAGGCCATCCGGGGGGTATCCCCGGCGCGCCTCAACGCCTGGCTCGCCCGCTACCTGGAGGACCAGGCCTCCTGA
- a CDS encoding DinB family protein, with amino-acid sequence MVRLEDYGPWEEALWRLEESRKALLALLRGADPAWLSAPLREGAWTPLMVAEHVALVEDSTARVLRRLRRLAAGENLPPVSVKPGEFKDGKPQAPEGVRPKGGLSLEEVLALLDRTRAFLLEEAGKSDPQNPATFPHPFFGELNPLGWLRAAAYHEAHHLRALQEAWSSR; translated from the coding sequence ATGGTCCGGCTAGAGGACTATGGCCCTTGGGAAGAGGCCCTGTGGCGGCTTGAGGAAAGCCGCAAGGCCCTCCTCGCCCTGCTTCGGGGGGCGGACCCCGCTTGGCTTTCCGCCCCCTTGCGGGAAGGGGCCTGGACCCCCCTCATGGTGGCGGAGCACGTGGCCTTGGTGGAGGACTCCACCGCCCGGGTCCTGAGGCGCTTAAGGCGCCTTGCGGCCGGGGAGAACCTGCCCCCCGTTTCCGTGAAGCCCGGGGAGTTCAAGGACGGCAAGCCCCAGGCCCCCGAGGGGGTGCGGCCCAAAGGGGGCCTTTCCCTGGAGGAGGTCCTGGCCCTTCTGGACAGGACCCGGGCTTTCCTCCTGGAAGAGGCGGGAAAGTCCGACCCCCAAAACCCCGCCACCTTTCCCCACCCCTTCTTCGGGGAGCTGAACCCCTTGGGCTGGCTCAGGGCCGCCGCCTACCACGAGGCCCACCACCTGAGGGCCCTTCAGGAGGCCTGGTCCTCCAGGTAG
- a CDS encoding type II toxin-antitoxin system Phd/YefM family antitoxin codes for MRTVSVSEAKNRLSELLRQVQAGEEVLILDRGVPVARLSPALGPSGLLRLERQGLLRRGKGRPNLEDLPLPTPKESVLRALLEEREEG; via the coding sequence ATGCGGACCGTCTCGGTGAGCGAGGCCAAAAACCGCCTCTCCGAGCTCCTCCGTCAGGTGCAGGCGGGGGAGGAGGTCCTCATCCTGGACCGGGGGGTGCCCGTGGCCCGCCTCAGCCCGGCCCTGGGCCCTTCAGGGCTTCTTCGGCTTGAGCGCCAAGGCCTCCTCCGGCGGGGAAAGGGAAGGCCCAACCTGGAAGACCTTCCCCTTCCTACCCCCAAGGAGAGCGTCCTCCGCGCCCTCCTGGAGGAGCGTGAAGAGGGATGA
- a CDS encoding type II toxin-antitoxin system VapC family toxin has product MRFWDTSALVPLLVREAATPWAESLLAEDGEMVAAWITEAEAASALARRRREGGLKDQDHALALKRLRRLKAAWHEVLPTERVRREALRLLQAHPLRTLDALQLASLLVAAEGDPEALPLVTLDERLALAASLEGVFVLGPSPSV; this is encoded by the coding sequence ATGAGGTTCTGGGACACCTCGGCCCTCGTTCCCCTTTTGGTGCGGGAAGCCGCCACGCCCTGGGCCGAAAGCCTCCTCGCCGAGGACGGGGAGATGGTGGCGGCCTGGATCACGGAGGCGGAGGCCGCTTCGGCCCTGGCCCGGAGGCGGCGGGAAGGAGGCCTGAAGGACCAAGACCACGCGTTGGCCTTGAAGCGCCTTCGTAGGCTCAAGGCCGCCTGGCACGAGGTTCTTCCCACGGAAAGGGTGCGCCGGGAGGCCCTCCGCCTCCTCCAGGCCCATCCCTTGAGAACCCTGGACGCTCTTCAGCTGGCCTCCCTCTTGGTGGCGGCCGAGGGGGACCCAGAAGCCTTGCCCCTGGTGACCCTGGACGAACGGCTTGCCCTGGCGGCCTCCTTGGAAGGCGTTTTCGTGTTGGGCCCCTCGCCTTCGGTATAA
- a CDS encoding enoyl-ACP reductase FabI → MLTVDLSGKKALVMGVTNQRSLGFAIAEKLKQAGAEVALSYQAERLRPEAEKLAEALGGALLFRADVTQDAELDALFAGVREAFGGLDYLVHAIAFAPREAMEGRYLDTRRQDWLLALEVSAYSLVAAAQRAEPLLREGGGIVTLTYYASEKVVPRYNVMAVAKAALEASVRYLAYELGPKGVRVNAISAGPVRTVAARSIPGFTKMYDRVAQTAPLRRNITQEEVGNLGLFLLSPLASGITGEVVYVDAGYHIMGMELEG, encoded by the coding sequence ATGCTCACCGTGGACCTTTCGGGCAAAAAGGCCCTGGTCATGGGGGTCACCAACCAGCGGAGCCTAGGCTTCGCCATCGCCGAGAAGCTCAAGCAGGCGGGGGCGGAGGTGGCCCTAAGCTACCAGGCGGAAAGGCTCCGCCCGGAGGCGGAAAAGCTCGCCGAGGCCTTAGGGGGCGCCCTCCTCTTCCGGGCGGACGTGACCCAAGACGCGGAGCTGGACGCCCTCTTCGCCGGGGTGAGGGAGGCCTTTGGGGGGCTAGACTACCTGGTCCACGCCATCGCCTTCGCCCCCCGGGAGGCCATGGAGGGGAGGTACCTGGACACGCGGCGCCAGGACTGGCTTTTGGCCCTCGAGGTCTCCGCCTACTCCCTGGTGGCCGCCGCCCAAAGGGCGGAGCCCCTCCTCCGGGAAGGCGGCGGGATCGTCACCCTCACCTACTACGCCAGCGAGAAGGTGGTGCCCAGGTACAACGTCATGGCCGTCGCCAAGGCGGCCCTCGAGGCCAGCGTCCGCTACCTGGCCTATGAACTCGGGCCCAAGGGCGTGCGGGTGAACGCCATCTCCGCGGGGCCCGTGCGCACCGTGGCCGCGAGGAGCATCCCCGGCTTCACCAAGATGTACGACCGGGTGGCCCAGACCGCCCCCCTCAGGCGGAACATCACCCAGGAGGAGGTGGGCAACCTCGGCCTCTTCCTCCTCTCCCCCCTGGCGAGCGGCATCACCGGGGAGGTGGTCTACGTGGACGCGGGCTACCACATCATGGGGATGGAGCTGGAAGGGTAG
- the ispG gene encoding flavodoxin-dependent (E)-4-hydroxy-3-methylbut-2-enyl-diphosphate synthase: MEGMRRPTPTVYVGRVPIGGAHPIAVQSMTNTPTRDVEATAAQVLELYRAGSEIVRLTVNDEEAAKAVPEIKRRLLAEGVEVPLVGDFHFNGHLLLRKYPKMAEALDKFRINPGTLGRGRHKDEHFAEMVRIAMDLGKPVRIGANWGSLDPALLTELMDRNAKRPEPKSAHEVVLEALVESAVRAYEAALEMGLGPDKLVLSAKVSKARDLVWVYRELARRTQAPLHLGLTEAGMGVKGIVASAAALAPLLLEGIGDTIRVSLTPAPGEPRTKEVEVAQEILQALGLRAFAPEVTSCPGCGRTTSTFFQELAEEVSRRLKERLPEWRARYPGVEELKVAVMGCVVNGPGESKHAHIGISLPGAGEEPKAPVYADGKLLTILKGEGIAEEFLRLVEDYVKARFAPKA, from the coding sequence ATGGAGGGGATGAGGCGACCTACCCCCACGGTCTATGTGGGCCGCGTCCCCATAGGGGGCGCCCACCCCATCGCCGTGCAGTCCATGACCAACACCCCCACCCGGGACGTGGAGGCCACCGCCGCCCAGGTCCTGGAGCTCTACCGGGCGGGAAGCGAGATCGTCCGCCTCACGGTGAACGACGAGGAGGCGGCCAAGGCCGTGCCCGAGATCAAGCGGAGGCTCCTCGCCGAGGGGGTGGAGGTGCCCCTGGTGGGGGACTTCCACTTCAACGGCCACCTCCTCCTGCGCAAGTACCCGAAGATGGCCGAGGCCCTGGACAAGTTCCGCATCAACCCGGGCACCCTGGGCCGGGGGCGGCACAAGGACGAGCACTTCGCCGAGATGGTCCGCATCGCCATGGACCTAGGGAAGCCCGTGAGGATCGGGGCCAACTGGGGAAGCCTAGACCCCGCCCTCCTCACGGAGCTCATGGACCGAAACGCCAAGCGCCCTGAGCCCAAAAGCGCCCACGAGGTGGTCCTCGAGGCCCTGGTGGAAAGCGCCGTGCGCGCTTATGAGGCCGCCTTGGAGATGGGCCTTGGCCCGGACAAGCTCGTCCTCTCCGCCAAGGTCTCCAAGGCGCGCGACCTGGTGTGGGTCTACCGGGAGCTCGCCCGCCGCACCCAAGCCCCCCTCCACCTGGGCCTCACCGAGGCGGGGATGGGGGTGAAGGGGATCGTGGCCTCGGCCGCCGCCTTGGCCCCCCTCCTCCTGGAGGGCATCGGGGACACCATCCGGGTCTCCCTTACCCCGGCCCCGGGCGAGCCCCGCACCAAGGAGGTGGAGGTGGCCCAGGAGATCCTCCAGGCCCTGGGGCTTCGCGCCTTCGCCCCCGAGGTGACGAGCTGCCCGGGGTGCGGCCGCACCACCAGCACCTTCTTCCAGGAGCTCGCCGAGGAGGTCTCCCGCCGCCTCAAGGAAAGGCTTCCCGAGTGGAGGGCCCGCTACCCCGGGGTGGAGGAGCTCAAGGTGGCGGTGATGGGCTGCGTGGTGAACGGCCCCGGGGAGAGCAAGCACGCCCACATCGGCATCTCCCTCCCGGGGGCGGGGGAGGAGCCCAAGGCCCCGGTCTACGCCGACGGCAAGCTCCTCACCATCCTCAAGGGGGAGGGCATCGCCGAGGAGTTCCTTAGGCTCGTGGAGGACTACGTCAAGGCCCGCTTCGCCCCCAAGGCCTGA
- the tgt gene encoding tRNA guanosine(34) transglycosylase Tgt codes for MDPFRFQVEARAGRARAGRLSTPHGAVETPLFMPVGTAGSVKGLMPKDLKAIGSQVLLANTYHLLLRPGPERVRALGGLHGFAGWEGPWLTDSGGFQVMSLGHLRRIDEEGVVFQSHLDGRLIKLTPERSIAVQEALGADLIMAFDECPPYPSPREYLQASLERTLRWLERSLEAKTRPDQALFGIAQGGTEPDLRRRSTLETIRFDLPGYAIGGLAVGEPKEAMFAMVELSTRLLPEDRPRYLMGVGHPEDLVAAMGLGVDLFDCVYPTRTGRFGSALVPEGRLNLKNARFLEDKRPLEEGCDCYTCKTFSRAYLAHLVRAGEMLGGILLSLHNLRHLHRLTEAAREAIREGRYGDFAREFARRRFGREVPAWFREALAAGGHW; via the coding sequence ATGGACCCCTTCCGCTTCCAGGTGGAGGCCCGGGCGGGCAGGGCCCGCGCAGGGAGGCTTTCCACCCCCCACGGGGCGGTGGAGACCCCCCTCTTCATGCCCGTGGGCACGGCGGGCTCGGTGAAGGGCCTCATGCCCAAGGACCTGAAGGCCATCGGAAGCCAGGTCCTCCTTGCCAACACCTACCACCTCCTCCTCCGCCCGGGCCCGGAAAGGGTGAGGGCCCTCGGGGGGCTTCACGGCTTCGCCGGGTGGGAAGGCCCCTGGCTCACGGACTCCGGGGGCTTCCAGGTGATGAGCCTCGGGCACCTGCGCCGCATTGACGAGGAGGGGGTGGTCTTCCAAAGCCACCTGGACGGGCGGCTCATCAAGCTCACCCCGGAAAGGAGCATCGCGGTGCAGGAGGCCTTGGGGGCCGACCTCATCATGGCCTTTGACGAGTGCCCCCCCTACCCTTCCCCCCGGGAGTACCTTCAGGCCTCCCTGGAGCGCACCCTCCGCTGGCTGGAGCGGAGCCTCGAGGCCAAGACCCGGCCCGACCAGGCCCTCTTCGGCATCGCCCAGGGGGGGACGGAGCCAGATTTAAGGCGCCGCTCCACCCTGGAGACGATCCGGTTTGACCTCCCGGGCTACGCCATCGGGGGCCTGGCCGTGGGGGAGCCCAAGGAGGCCATGTTCGCCATGGTGGAGCTCTCCACCCGCCTCCTCCCCGAGGACCGCCCCCGCTACCTCATGGGGGTCGGCCACCCCGAGGACCTGGTGGCGGCCATGGGGCTTGGGGTGGACCTCTTTGACTGCGTCTACCCCACCCGCACGGGCCGCTTCGGGAGCGCCCTGGTGCCGGAGGGGCGGCTCAACCTGAAAAACGCCCGTTTTCTGGAGGACAAGCGCCCCCTGGAGGAGGGGTGCGACTGCTACACCTGTAAGACCTTTAGCCGCGCCTACCTCGCCCACCTGGTGCGGGCCGGGGAGATGCTCGGGGGGATCCTCCTCTCCCTCCACAACCTGCGCCACCTCCACCGCCTCACCGAGGCCGCCCGGGAGGCCATCCGCGAGGGGCGCTACGGGGACTTCGCCCGGGAGTTCGCAAGGAGGCGCTTCGGCCGGGAGGTGCCCGCCTGGTTCCGCGAGGCCCTGGCCGCCGGGGGGCACTGGTAG
- a CDS encoding uracil-xanthine permease family protein → MTPRHLILGLQHTVAMFGATVLVPLLTGLNPAVALFTAGAGTLVFHLVTGRMVPVFLGSSFAFIAPILAAKEAGFSLAAIGGGIAAAGLVYALFALLVLLIGSERVRRVFPPVVTGPVIVVIGLTLAPVAVQMAAKDWLLAVFTFLGAVASAVFFRGLFQMIPVLVGVGAGYLLALLLGRVDLSPVREAPWFGLPAFTPATLEWGAVFLIAPVAFVTVMEHIGDILTNGRVVGKDFFAKPGLHRTLLGDGLATSLAGLLGGPANTTYSENTGVLAVTKVYDPLVLRIAAVFAILLSFSPKLAALLQTLPQGVLGGISMLLFGMIASIGIRTLAEAEIDFTHSRNLIVVSAILVLGLGGAVAQLGTVQVAGAAVPLKVSGMALAALVGVVLNLVLPQKLEPAELTAGEERLP, encoded by the coding sequence ATGACGCCAAGGCACCTTATCCTGGGCCTCCAGCACACGGTGGCCATGTTCGGGGCCACGGTCCTGGTCCCCCTCCTCACCGGCCTCAACCCGGCCGTGGCCCTTTTCACCGCCGGGGCGGGCACCCTGGTCTTCCACCTGGTCACGGGGCGGATGGTCCCCGTCTTCCTGGGCTCCAGCTTCGCCTTCATCGCCCCCATCCTGGCGGCCAAGGAGGCGGGCTTCTCCCTAGCCGCCATCGGGGGCGGGATCGCGGCCGCGGGGCTCGTCTACGCCCTCTTCGCCCTCCTCGTCCTCCTCATCGGCTCCGAAAGGGTGCGCCGGGTCTTCCCCCCGGTGGTCACGGGCCCCGTGATCGTGGTCATCGGCCTCACCCTGGCCCCCGTGGCGGTGCAGATGGCGGCCAAGGACTGGCTCCTCGCCGTCTTCACCTTCTTGGGGGCCGTGGCGAGCGCCGTCTTCTTCCGGGGGCTTTTCCAGATGATCCCGGTGCTCGTGGGGGTGGGGGCGGGCTACCTCCTCGCCCTCCTCCTCGGCCGGGTGGACCTCTCCCCCGTGCGGGAGGCTCCCTGGTTCGGCCTACCCGCCTTCACCCCGGCCACCTTAGAGTGGGGGGCGGTATTCCTCATCGCCCCCGTGGCCTTCGTCACGGTGATGGAGCACATCGGGGACATCCTCACCAACGGCCGGGTGGTGGGGAAGGACTTCTTCGCCAAGCCCGGCCTCCACCGCACCCTCCTCGGGGACGGGCTCGCCACGAGCCTCGCCGGGCTCTTGGGCGGCCCCGCCAACACCACCTACTCGGAGAACACCGGGGTCCTGGCGGTGACCAAGGTCTATGACCCCCTGGTCCTGCGCATCGCCGCGGTCTTCGCCATACTGCTCTCCTTCTCCCCCAAGCTCGCCGCCCTCCTCCAGACCCTGCCCCAGGGGGTCTTGGGCGGCATCTCCATGCTCCTTTTCGGCATGATCGCCTCCATCGGCATCCGCACCCTGGCGGAGGCGGAGATTGACTTCACCCATAGCCGCAACCTCATCGTGGTCTCGGCCATCCTGGTCCTGGGCCTGGGCGGGGCCGTGGCCCAGCTGGGCACGGTCCAGGTGGCCGGGGCGGCGGTGCCCCTCAAGGTGAGCGGCATGGCCCTGGCCGCCCTGGTGGGCGTGGTGCTGAACCTGGTCCTGCCCCAAAAGCTGGAGCCAGCGGAGCTCACCGCGGGGGAGGAGCGGCTTCCCTGA
- a CDS encoding AI-2E family transporter — protein sequence MREAFLKVWENPYVRVAAYLLFFYGLFLLVARAWPALSVLLAAFAFAYLVHPLVQALERRRLPRAVGVLLVYLLLGLFLALASFLAAQTVVELSRLARDLPRLLDPLLAWLVALPDRTQAVPVPESLRPVLEELTRNLRGLLQGFLEALVRWLQGLLAQGGSLLGFFTSLLGGVFQLFTALILSVYFLYDLPRLGRAALAVFPEPYQPLAQDLAAKLNASVGGYVRGQLLVALCVGFLVGLGFWLVGVPLAASLGFLAGVFNLIPFVGVVVSGVPALLLAATGGVGKAALALLVMVVVNQLEAHVLGPLIVGRATRLHPVTAIAAILTGGTLFGLWGALLAVPAAAFLKVVLEDYYKGSRFYREG from the coding sequence ATGCGCGAGGCCTTCCTCAAGGTCTGGGAGAACCCGTACGTGCGGGTCGCCGCCTACCTCCTCTTCTTCTACGGCCTCTTCCTTTTGGTGGCGCGGGCCTGGCCCGCCCTTTCCGTGCTCCTCGCCGCCTTCGCCTTCGCCTACCTCGTCCACCCCTTGGTCCAAGCCCTGGAAAGGCGCCGTCTGCCGCGGGCGGTCGGGGTGCTCCTCGTCTACCTGCTCCTCGGCCTCTTCCTCGCCCTGGCCTCCTTCCTCGCCGCCCAGACGGTGGTGGAGCTTTCCCGCCTGGCCCGGGACCTGCCCCGGCTTCTGGACCCCCTCTTGGCCTGGCTCGTGGCCCTGCCCGACCGGACCCAGGCCGTGCCCGTCCCCGAAAGCTTGAGGCCCGTCCTGGAGGAGCTCACCCGCAACCTCCGGGGCCTCCTCCAGGGCTTTTTGGAGGCCCTCGTCCGCTGGCTCCAGGGGCTTCTGGCCCAGGGGGGAAGCCTCCTCGGGTTTTTCACCTCCCTCCTCGGCGGGGTTTTCCAGCTCTTCACCGCCTTGATCCTCTCCGTCTACTTCCTTTACGACCTTCCCCGCCTGGGCCGGGCGGCCCTCGCCGTCTTCCCCGAGCCCTACCAGCCCCTGGCCCAAGACCTCGCCGCCAAGCTCAACGCCAGCGTGGGCGGCTACGTGCGGGGGCAGCTTTTGGTGGCCCTTTGCGTGGGGTTTCTCGTGGGGCTGGGGTTTTGGCTCGTGGGGGTGCCCCTGGCGGCGAGCCTGGGGTTTTTGGCCGGGGTCTTCAACCTCATCCCCTTCGTGGGGGTGGTGGTCTCGGGGGTGCCGGCCCTCCTCCTCGCCGCCACCGGGGGGGTAGGGAAGGCGGCCTTGGCCCTTTTGGTCATGGTGGTGGTCAACCAGCTGGAGGCCCACGTCCTCGGGCCCCTCATCGTGGGACGGGCCACCCGCCTCCACCCCGTCACCGCCATCGCCGCCATCCTTACGGGAGGCACCCTCTTCGGCCTCTGGGGGGCCCTCCTCGCCGTCCCCGCGGCCGCCTTTCTCAAGGTGGTCCTCGAGGACTACTACAAGGGAAGCCGCTTCTACCGCGAGGGCTGA